ATATGTGCTGCAACATCACTCGGTAAAAATAATATTTCGTTAAATGTTGGTGCATATAGAAAAATCTCTCTTGTCGCACCTTTCATATATGTAAAATTATCATAGTCAAATTGTAGTGCATTCTCGATATTTAACAGCAACTCGTAATCCATATATTTCAGCATTTTTTCTAGCATCGTGAAATCTTTGAAAAATGATTCATGAATGGTATTAATTTGGGTTTGCTTATCATCTTTAATGTCCAATTGATAAAACATGGCGATCGCTTTTAAATCTTCTAACGTAAAATGATTTAAATGTGCTTTTAACGTTTTGTTTCCATGCGTCTGAATCATTGTATCGATTTGTTCTTCCATCTTCATCTGTTCATTATACTGCGCAATATTCTTTTCAAACGCTGCGCTTTCTTTTTCGATTTCTTCTTCCGTTGGTGTTTGTATTTCAGGAAATTTACTATTTAAGACATGTTGATTGTAGATATTGATCATTTCAATCGGCATAAAGAACATCGCACCTTTTGTAGCAGGGATGATGCCTGCTTCGACCAGGTTCGGTAAAACGACTTCTGTTCGAATACTATCTCGATTAATGTTTAACCCACGTTCCGCTAAAAGACTTAAATATACATGTTCTGTGTTGTTTAACTTTGGTAATACCGCTATAAATTTCTCTTCATTGATTGTCATATGATAACTCCTTGATTTAAAAAAGCTTGAACTAATCGTTCAAGCTTTCATTCATTTTAACCTTTGATGGATTGATTTTTATATTAAATCTACTTTCTAGTAAACTTATTGACTCGAGTGAGTCCGTTATGACTTCATCAAAACCATGAATCGATAATATTTCAGAATGGATGTTGAAATACTTACTTTGTACACGGTCATCGTTTAACTGATCAATTGCATAATAAAATCCACCTTGATCATACATCTCCAGTATTTCTTCCGTGTCGATGTCTTTTTGTGAAATGTATAGTTTTCTTAATCCAAACCCAGGTAATTGTTCATACCATGATAAACCGTCACGTACATTTACTACATCACCGATAATAATCATTGCTGGATGTGTAACTTTATGTTCAATAACGAGATCATTGATCGTTGATAAATCTCCTATCACCGTCTTTTGATAACCATAACTTGCATTTCCGATAACAGCTACCTTTAAATGCGCATCCATATCTTTAGACAGGACAGAGACAATTTCAGGTAAAGCTTTCATCCCCATATAAAGTGCTAGTGTACCACCTTTAGCTAACGCCTGAAAATCAATTTCACGCATACTATCTTTTTGCAGATGACCTGTTGAGAAAGTAACATGAGGCGCATGTGCGCGATCAGTTAATGGAAATCCTGAATAGAGTGCAGCTGCACTGGCACTTGTTATACCAGGAATAACCTCATATTCATATTTCTTTTCTAAACTATCTACTTCTTCAGAGAGTCTTCCAAATATACCGGGATCTCCACCTTTAAGACGCACTACTGTTAATCCTAATGCTGCTTTCTCAATGATGATACGATTAATTTCATCCTGCGCTTTATATTTAACATCTGGATTTTTACCAACATATATAAGTTCGCAATCTTGTTGTGATAATTGTAATAATATCGGATTGACTAGTCGATCATATATAATGACATCTGCAGTCTTTATTCTTCTGATTGCTTTATAAGTAACAAGACCAGGGTCACCTGGTCCTGCACCGATAAAGTAAACTTTACCTAGATCCATATATAAAGTACACCATCTTCAACTTCTGTTTTATAAGTTTCAACACAGCCGTCAGCTTCGTCCGGTGCCTGAACCTGTCCATCATTTAGATCGATCTTTCTGTCATGTAACGGACAGAATACATAATGTTCACTTACTGTCCCTTCAGATAAAGGTCCATTTTTATGTGGACAACGGTTACCGATCGCTTTAATATCACCAGATTCTAATAAGAATATACCGATTTCTTCGTCTTTAACAAATACTTTCTTACCGATTTGAGGTTCTAGTTCAGATACATTGAATAATTTGATTTTTTCCATGACTATACGCGCTCCACTTCATACATTTTTCGTTTCTCTTCGTCTGATGCAATTGCTTTCCATGGCTCTTCCTGACGTGCTTTATTGGCATCCATTAAACGTTCAAATAATTCTTTTTGTTTCGCTTCATCAAGCAATACATCTTTTACCTGGTCGAATCCTAGACGCTCCATCCATGGTGCTGTACGTTCACCATAAATACCTGTTTCACGGTAGTATTGCATCATTGCACCACATAATTGAATCACATCGTCTTCAGTTGCTACAGTTGTAAGTAATGTTGCGGCTTTAACTTCCGTACCACCGTTACCACCAACAAAGATCTGGAAGCCATTCTCAACGCCGATAACACCGAAGTCTTTCACACCAGATTCTACACAGCTACGTGGGCAACCTGATACTCCGATTTTAAATTTATGAGGTGTATCGATATATTCAAATGTTGATTCAAGACGAATTGCAAGCTGTGTCGTTAACTGCGTACCAAATCGACAGAATTCTTTACCGACACATGATTTAACAGAACGTAGTTTTTTACCGTAAGCAGATGCTGAACGCATACCTAGATCTTCCCACACTTGAGGTAATTCTTCTTTTTTAATACCATATAAACCGATACGCTGTGCACCAGTAATTTTCACTAACGGTACATCATATTTCTTCGCAACTTCACCTAACTTAATTAACTGATCAGGATTTGTAACCCCACCTTGCATCTGTGGAATAACAGAGAAAGTACCATCATTTTGAATGTTCGCATGGAAACGTTCGTTTGCATAACGTGAATCTTTTTCGTCTTCGTGTTCATGTGGCCAGCACATATTTAAGTAGTAGTTGACTGCCGGACGACATTTCGGACATCCACCTAAGTTATTAAATCCTAATACGTGACGTACTTCTTTAGACGTTTTTAATCCTTTAGCACGAATTTGCGTTACAATCTGGTCACGTGAAAGGTCGGTACATCCACAAATTCCAGTTGGTCCGCCCGCTTCAAATTTATCACCTAATGTATGAACGAGTAGATCAGCGATTTGTCCTTTACATTTACCACATGATCCACCAGCTTTCGTATGTGCTGTAACTTCCGCTACCGTCGTTAATCCTTTTTCGTGTACTGCTTTTACGATCTGTCCTTTAGAAATACCGTTACATCCACAAATCGTTTCATCATCTGCCATCGTTTCAACACTGATTGCATCAACTTCACCCGCTTTGTGTAATAAAGACACTAATGTGAATTCCTCGATCGCTTCTTCTTTTTTCATCATATTGTAGAAACGGTTACCTTCTTCAGTATCCCCATATAGTACAGCCCCTACAACTTTACCTTCTTCTACGAATACTTTTTTGTAGACATTATCTAAACCGTTAAATACTTCAATACCACGTGTCTTTTCACCTTCGTATATCTTACCGGCAGAGAATAGATCACAGCCAGATACTTTAAGTGACGTAAATGTAGTTGATCCGTGATAACCATCTGTTGGATTGCCTGTAATATGGTCTGCTAATACTTTACCTTGTTCGTAAAGTGGTGCTACTAATCCGTAAACCTTTGAGTTATGCTCAGCACATTCACCAACGGCATAAACATCCGGGTCACTTGTCTGCATAAAGTCATTAACAACAATACCACGACCGATTTCAAGTTCAGCTGCACGTGCTTGTTTCGTTACCGGACGAATACCTACAGCCATTACAACTAAATCTGTTTCAATCACTGAACCGTCACTTAAACGGATGGCTTCAACACGATCTTTACCGATAATTTCCTGTGTGTTGCCTTGTAATTTAAACTTCATGCCTTGTTTCTCTAAATCAGCTTTTAACATTTCTCCAGCTTTACGGTCTAACTGCATTTCCATTAACCATTCACCTAAATGTACAACAGTAACATCCATGCCCTGGTCTAATAATCCACGTGCACATTCTAATCCTAGCAATCCACCACCGATGACCACAGCTTTTTTGTAATGACGCGCCTGTTCAATGATGTATTCTGTATCTTTAATCGTTCTCCAGCCGATAACACCTTCAAGTTTCACACCATCAATCGGTAACATGAAAGCAGTTGATCCTGTCGCAATGATGAGTTTATCATATGAAACTGTAATGCCTTTTTTCGTTGTTACTGTCTTATTTGCTCTGTCGATTGATTCAGCTTTATCATCATTGATCAATGTGATGCCTTGCTCTTTATACCATTCATAATCATTTAGAATCGTTTCCTGAATATCCATCTTCTTCTGTAAAATATTCGACAGCATAATACGGTTATAGTTCGGATATGGTTCTTCACCGATAACTGTTATTTCAAATAAATCTGGATTACGTTCTAAAATTTCTTCGATCGTACGAATCCCTGCCATACCATTACCAATCATCACTAATTGTTGTTTCATATTTTTTCTCCTCTTCAATTCAATCGTTTATTTTAATAACGCTTTAATTTTATGTTTGAGTGCTTTACTTTTTTCCGGGCTTGCACCATCGCTTGAAAT
Above is a window of Macrococcoides canis DNA encoding:
- the cobA gene encoding uroporphyrinogen-III C-methyltransferase, which translates into the protein MDLGKVYFIGAGPGDPGLVTYKAIRRIKTADVIIYDRLVNPILLQLSQQDCELIYVGKNPDVKYKAQDEINRIIIEKAALGLTVVRLKGGDPGIFGRLSEEVDSLEKKYEYEVIPGITSASAAALYSGFPLTDRAHAPHVTFSTGHLQKDSMREIDFQALAKGGTLALYMGMKALPEIVSVLSKDMDAHLKVAVIGNASYGYQKTVIGDLSTINDLVIEHKVTHPAMIIIGDVVNVRDGLSWYEQLPGFGLRKLYISQKDIDTEEILEMYDQGGFYYAIDQLNDDRVQSKYFNIHSEILSIHGFDEVITDSLESISLLESRFNIKINPSKVKMNESLND
- a CDS encoding nitrite reductase (NAD(P)H) small subunit, giving the protein MEKIKLFNVSELEPQIGKKVFVKDEEIGIFLLESGDIKAIGNRCPHKNGPLSEGTVSEHYVFCPLHDRKIDLNDGQVQAPDEADGCVETYKTEVEDGVLYIWI
- the nirB gene encoding nitrite reductase large subunit NirB — translated: MKQQLVMIGNGMAGIRTIEEILERNPDLFEITVIGEEPYPNYNRIMLSNILQKKMDIQETILNDYEWYKEQGITLINDDKAESIDRANKTVTTKKGITVSYDKLIIATGSTAFMLPIDGVKLEGVIGWRTIKDTEYIIEQARHYKKAVVIGGGLLGLECARGLLDQGMDVTVVHLGEWLMEMQLDRKAGEMLKADLEKQGMKFKLQGNTQEIIGKDRVEAIRLSDGSVIETDLVVMAVGIRPVTKQARAAELEIGRGIVVNDFMQTSDPDVYAVGECAEHNSKVYGLVAPLYEQGKVLADHITGNPTDGYHGSTTFTSLKVSGCDLFSAGKIYEGEKTRGIEVFNGLDNVYKKVFVEEGKVVGAVLYGDTEEGNRFYNMMKKEEAIEEFTLVSLLHKAGEVDAISVETMADDETICGCNGISKGQIVKAVHEKGLTTVAEVTAHTKAGGSCGKCKGQIADLLVHTLGDKFEAGGPTGICGCTDLSRDQIVTQIRAKGLKTSKEVRHVLGFNNLGGCPKCRPAVNYYLNMCWPHEHEDEKDSRYANERFHANIQNDGTFSVIPQMQGGVTNPDQLIKLGEVAKKYDVPLVKITGAQRIGLYGIKKEELPQVWEDLGMRSASAYGKKLRSVKSCVGKEFCRFGTQLTTQLAIRLESTFEYIDTPHKFKIGVSGCPRSCVESGVKDFGVIGVENGFQIFVGGNGGTEVKAATLLTTVATEDDVIQLCGAMMQYYRETGIYGERTAPWMERLGFDQVKDVLLDEAKQKELFERLMDANKARQEEPWKAIASDEEKRKMYEVERV